One genomic window of Micromonospora sp. WMMD1128 includes the following:
- a CDS encoding helix-turn-helix domain-containing protein — protein sequence MTSEDDRCASDSADQARACTVREALDRVGGKWSIGILIAASTGPVRFTELERRVAGISRRMLTLTLRNLERDGLLVRHVHATVPPRVEYTATPMARELYESLVALTHWAERHRAAIGAARAAYDREHGTPAG from the coding sequence GTGACGTCCGAGGACGACCGGTGCGCGTCCGACTCGGCGGACCAGGCCCGGGCCTGCACGGTGCGGGAGGCGCTGGACCGGGTCGGCGGCAAGTGGAGCATCGGCATCCTGATCGCCGCCTCGACCGGCCCGGTCCGCTTCACCGAGTTGGAGCGGCGGGTGGCGGGCATCAGCCGGCGGATGCTCACGCTGACCCTGCGCAACCTGGAGCGCGACGGCCTGCTCGTCCGACACGTGCACGCCACCGTTCCGCCGAGGGTGGAGTACACCGCGACCCCGATGGCCCGGGAGCTGTACGAGTCGCTGGTCGCCCTCACCCACTGGGCGGAGCGGCACCGGGCGGCGATCGGCGCGGCCCGGGCGGCGTACGACCGGGAGCACGGCACGCCGGCGGGCTGA
- the ligD gene encoding non-homologous end-joining DNA ligase yields MGAADETRDGVSLTNLDQPLFDAAGATKRDLVDYLDAVHGRILPELRDRPLSVLRVRPGQEPFMQKNLPKYTPDWVRRTEVWAEASHRRISYGLCDDRRTLLWFANQRAVEYHPTLARTGQAEHPTHLVLDLDPPEGADFGAVVRVALLVRQTLTDAGLAGAVKTSGAKGLHVIVPVAPTTTAEEAAAATRALAVHAERLDPARATTAFVVADRGGRVFVDSTRAYGATVVAAYSPRIRPGTPVSYPIGWDDLESATPADFTVRTVPALLGDRDPWAEALPAPQALPAELVDEGRTIPVARVQAMHEGKRRAKARREAG; encoded by the coding sequence ATGGGCGCCGCTGACGAGACCCGCGACGGGGTGTCGCTGACCAACCTGGACCAGCCGCTGTTCGACGCCGCCGGCGCGACCAAACGCGACCTGGTCGACTATCTCGACGCGGTGCACGGGCGGATCCTGCCGGAGCTGCGCGACCGGCCGCTGTCGGTGCTGCGGGTCCGGCCCGGCCAGGAGCCGTTCATGCAGAAGAACCTGCCGAAGTACACGCCGGACTGGGTGCGCCGCACCGAGGTCTGGGCCGAGGCGTCGCACCGGCGCATCTCGTACGGCCTCTGCGACGACCGGCGCACGCTGCTCTGGTTCGCCAACCAGCGGGCGGTGGAATATCACCCGACGCTGGCCCGAACCGGGCAGGCCGAGCACCCCACCCACCTGGTGCTCGACCTGGATCCGCCGGAGGGCGCCGACTTCGGCGCGGTGGTGCGGGTGGCGCTGCTGGTGCGGCAGACGCTCACCGACGCCGGGCTGGCCGGCGCGGTCAAGACCAGCGGGGCGAAGGGCCTGCACGTGATCGTGCCGGTGGCACCGACGACCACGGCCGAGGAGGCCGCCGCCGCGACCCGGGCGCTCGCCGTCCACGCCGAACGGCTCGACCCGGCGCGTGCCACCACCGCGTTCGTCGTGGCCGACCGCGGGGGTCGGGTCTTCGTCGACTCCACCCGGGCGTACGGGGCGACGGTGGTGGCCGCGTACAGCCCCCGGATCCGCCCGGGCACGCCGGTGTCGTATCCGATCGGCTGGGACGACCTGGAGTCGGCGACGCCTGCCGACTTCACCGTGCGGACGGTGCCCGCGCTGCTCGGGGACCGGGATCCGTGGGCGGAGGCGTTGCCCGCGCCGCAGGCGCTGCCGGCGGAGCTGGTGGACGAGGGGCGGACCATTCCGGTGGCCCGGGTCCAGGCCATGCACGAGGGCAAGCGTCGCGCGAAGGCCCGCCGCGAGGCCGGTTGA